One genomic window of Gemmatimonadota bacterium includes the following:
- a CDS encoding YnfA family protein codes for MNPFRTLALFGVTALAELIGCYLPYLWLRQRGSAWLLLPAALSLAAFAWLLTLHPTASGRVYAAYGGVYVVAALVWLRVVDGVSPRPSDLLGGAVILTGLLIIILGAPSR; via the coding sequence ATGAATCCCTTCCGGACCCTTGCGCTCTTCGGTGTCACAGCCCTCGCCGAGTTGATCGGTTGCTACCTTCCGTACCTCTGGTTGCGGCAACGGGGGAGCGCTTGGCTCCTCCTTCCTGCTGCCCTGTCGCTGGCGGCCTTCGCCTGGTTGCTCACCCTGCACCCCACCGCGTCGGGGCGAGTCTACGCGGCATACGGCGGCGTCTACGTCGTGGCGGCACTCGTGTGGCTCCGCGTCGTCGACGGAGTGTCACCACGGCCCAGCGATCTGCTCGGCGGCGCCGTCATTCTCACCGGCCTCTTGATCATCATCCTTGGTGCCCCGTCCCGCTGA